The proteins below come from a single Flavobacterium lindanitolerans genomic window:
- a CDS encoding ATP-binding protein, whose amino-acid sequence MALSNAHEGYEYQDLLTCYFILQEILNENVSEFFIDRKEFADDKIDDLTIIRQDKKFKKQIKYSNADSNHRLCKNDLSSETAYQLSIDTLYKAWQNNPQKENTEFRICLSWLPPQDTLLEILNEKSGIGTFSNHKTTVYEIDGARIWPENAEPLSSWRRFKAESQNINRDNFLQFCKAMMIEVEMPKLSLNLDQPGELEVLVLNQARNLGVGIFPNDHWRVETFVLTLLAIIKRSRSRGQNISSGNLFHELNLVTDYGSIAQNFPIVEHENVLRKTKLNEFVKDTQRKSKVILVGEPGSGKSWFVENLTKILRKHGAKVVRHYCYTKLDDSYQQERIKVNVFYGNLIAELIETFPRLKEIKEQKFASNLNELNRLLLHIDEPTYVFIDGLDHIERIATYRNYSNISKQDIAIIENIAKLKASPNVKIVVTSQYIDQLRLINEFEIVSLPDWKETDIKRLLKNRDINNLLLTKDLKLSRFLLEKSNGNPLYLKYLLDDIEKRKNPTLAELRLLPDYSFNLSQYYQYLLSQLNTREEVPQVLSGVSFSLTKTELQEITLAGDYVDESLKILSPVLTLNLTKSGYRIYHESFRRFILEHLRSRNIPVEKKIFKPIQEWFQTKDFFTYRKSYRYFLQFLFEGDNYTETLALLNHTFVTDSIINGYSWELIERNYKYFVDSACRSKDFKNIILLNEINKVIHSCAEDFDEMFSLYAETLGKIFGYGTVSEYLLFDGLPTMSLYKGLQACYICDQNGSAAPWSVYMDFFKPGKPVKQEQFKYFLRGMLVLDERKRIAKIAKKLLKIGEGELSETFREEFKLFKNQSQIKELQSEFPAIAKIIDYQEAPSVAVDRDEIIRLAGEIISFDNVFHKEEDIIIKFIEVSRLHSNDDELHEVLVKLFKGKNWFYNWLIYTIKIMRVNSDSAYADVKSAFDYLAYDTEPFRGKPRTCDLYSIHGIILNSIHQGLNFLKTSQQWKETIDTLVEVSNNVATSIQRTNTGPLTTDKLFGMLSEYACPENIAYINQVFESITEQKEEYHLHGDIAEYNLRLASIAALSKDKDRALGYFQKAIQFALAYTMRKDMTLVDVIEGVKAYARVSPVNINETLRLSRMMVDSAVDHTDGKETAYFPELWFKSFLEIDLSQSMVYLLHQLVALRYDWRAEGSLVDLLVKLDGSVNPELEAWLALSFPVRDGSDFIQYCLNLYHKLLPYNPALAEKLAARIIPAMRPRNNRHRSDVLVSEYNQTLGKSFGQVKYKNDRNYSTGQQQHWYDHLVERAEFSNMSETELLAYFESDKLQSGDLNSLGYVLDGFLELTDSLKELVSTIVNKNNNRYSGKLSLDDVFATGNDIECYYWVCRFLNDRGGWFQKFVNQEAFVKAHALNPEMAFTHLFELLPAYLEIGFSSEFSANLIKLLVDLGYDNNTIEMMWQNLMTMTSYRLPSQDQIDWQQEAGNPLEMNDEEILLSILICRYRANTIERYRLTTAALEMFLERQPEKLIKPFQWFFENRKLFEKSTESIILQFIMAEKDKDRNFHKHFEEQLKKGFPSRYFHTDLIIAKLYGLKVSQISLNPSFSYPSISEGHYNYLFNMNRRFRIYEDFGVDLEQAFSKFSETYATSYEDIFEAYANRAHKRMVPHIYFAEHQQRILNEDHYDELRDWSEMDSEEGLTYGLMLAIDAMATHGNAFGLRPTDLKRPQEMEVTSTHSLIDEQPDWIRIAHQENELHEGAIFKLEAYKSYGAVVFSSAPKKNRLPYSRYSPFPFQLWWRRNIDFEIDENIIFSILQDDPIENFKILWLNPSLVTQLGLRTVRTQQGLVAKNHEGEIVLKMRTWSCDYTGDGYHNNLRDEIPKLTGTDLILRKDYFQKIKTYFPAQPIYVSKSEEGDFF is encoded by the coding sequence ATGGCACTTTCAAATGCACACGAAGGATATGAATACCAGGATCTGCTGACCTGCTATTTTATTCTCCAGGAAATATTGAATGAAAACGTCAGTGAGTTCTTCATTGACAGAAAAGAGTTCGCCGACGATAAAATTGATGACCTGACGATAATCCGGCAGGACAAAAAATTTAAAAAACAGATCAAATACAGTAACGCTGACAGCAATCACCGCCTTTGCAAAAATGATCTGTCCAGTGAAACGGCCTACCAGCTTTCCATAGACACTTTATATAAGGCCTGGCAAAACAATCCGCAGAAGGAAAATACAGAATTTCGCATCTGCTTGTCCTGGCTACCGCCCCAAGACACATTACTGGAGATATTGAATGAAAAAAGTGGGATCGGAACATTCAGCAATCATAAGACTACGGTTTACGAGATTGACGGAGCAAGGATATGGCCCGAAAATGCTGAGCCGCTAAGTTCATGGAGACGCTTCAAAGCGGAATCCCAGAATATAAATCGTGACAACTTTCTGCAATTCTGTAAGGCCATGATGATCGAAGTAGAGATGCCCAAACTGAGCCTCAATTTAGATCAGCCCGGAGAGCTGGAAGTTTTAGTACTTAACCAAGCCAGAAATTTGGGTGTTGGAATATTTCCCAACGATCACTGGAGGGTGGAAACATTCGTCCTGACGCTGCTTGCGATTATCAAAAGATCCCGAAGCAGGGGGCAAAACATCAGCTCCGGCAATTTATTCCATGAACTCAATCTGGTCACAGATTATGGATCAATAGCGCAAAACTTCCCCATCGTGGAACATGAAAATGTCCTGAGGAAGACCAAACTGAATGAGTTTGTTAAGGATACTCAGAGAAAAAGCAAAGTAATCCTGGTCGGTGAACCCGGAAGCGGAAAATCATGGTTCGTAGAAAACCTGACCAAAATTCTCCGTAAGCATGGGGCTAAGGTTGTCCGGCATTACTGCTATACCAAACTTGACGACTCTTATCAACAGGAAAGGATCAAAGTCAATGTATTTTATGGAAACCTGATTGCTGAACTTATTGAAACATTTCCGAGACTGAAAGAAATTAAAGAACAAAAATTCGCCAGCAATCTGAACGAACTGAATAGGTTGCTGCTCCATATTGATGAACCAACCTACGTTTTCATTGACGGCCTTGATCATATTGAGCGGATTGCGACCTATCGGAACTATTCAAATATCAGCAAGCAGGACATTGCGATCATTGAAAATATCGCCAAGCTAAAAGCCTCTCCAAATGTAAAAATTGTAGTAACCTCGCAATATATTGATCAACTCAGACTGATTAATGAATTCGAGATTGTCAGTTTGCCCGACTGGAAAGAAACCGATATCAAAAGACTCCTCAAAAACCGGGATATCAACAACCTGCTTTTAACGAAGGACCTAAAGCTATCCCGGTTTTTACTGGAAAAGAGCAATGGCAACCCGCTTTACCTGAAGTACCTTCTGGATGACATAGAAAAGCGCAAAAATCCAACCCTAGCCGAACTTCGGCTGCTACCAGACTATTCATTTAACCTCAGCCAGTATTACCAGTATCTGCTCAGTCAGCTAAACACCAGGGAGGAAGTGCCTCAGGTGCTTTCCGGAGTCAGCTTTAGTTTAACAAAAACCGAACTGCAGGAGATTACCCTCGCAGGTGATTATGTTGATGAATCTCTAAAGATCCTGTCACCAGTCCTAACCCTGAACCTGACTAAAAGTGGTTACAGGATCTACCATGAAAGTTTCAGAAGGTTTATTCTTGAGCATCTCAGGTCACGCAACATCCCGGTAGAAAAAAAGATTTTCAAACCCATTCAAGAGTGGTTCCAAACCAAGGACTTCTTTACCTACCGCAAAAGCTACCGGTATTTTCTACAGTTTTTGTTTGAAGGGGACAATTATACAGAAACCCTCGCATTGCTTAACCACACCTTTGTAACCGATAGTATAATCAACGGCTATTCCTGGGAACTGATCGAAAGGAATTATAAATACTTCGTTGACTCTGCTTGCCGGAGCAAGGATTTCAAGAACATCATCCTGCTCAATGAGATCAACAAAGTAATACACAGCTGCGCGGAGGATTTTGACGAAATGTTCTCACTCTACGCCGAGACCCTGGGCAAAATATTTGGCTATGGCACTGTCAGTGAATACCTGCTTTTTGACGGATTGCCAACCATGAGCCTTTATAAAGGCTTGCAGGCCTGTTATATATGTGATCAAAATGGCTCGGCAGCTCCCTGGAGCGTGTATATGGATTTTTTCAAGCCCGGAAAGCCAGTTAAACAGGAACAGTTCAAATATTTTTTGAGGGGGATGCTTGTACTGGATGAACGAAAGCGGATTGCCAAAATTGCGAAAAAATTGCTGAAAATTGGGGAAGGTGAGCTGAGTGAAACATTTAGGGAGGAATTCAAGCTGTTTAAAAATCAAAGCCAGATCAAAGAACTGCAATCGGAATTTCCAGCGATTGCCAAAATCATCGATTATCAGGAAGCTCCTTCTGTCGCAGTTGACCGTGATGAGATCATCAGGCTAGCTGGAGAAATCATCAGTTTCGACAATGTGTTCCATAAAGAAGAGGATATCATCATAAAATTCATAGAGGTCAGTCGTCTCCACAGTAATGATGATGAGCTGCATGAGGTTTTAGTAAAGCTTTTCAAAGGCAAAAATTGGTTTTATAACTGGTTGATTTATACAATAAAGATCATGAGGGTCAATTCGGACTCTGCCTATGCTGATGTCAAATCGGCATTTGATTACCTGGCATACGATACTGAACCATTTCGTGGTAAGCCTAGAACCTGCGATCTGTACTCCATCCACGGCATCATCCTGAACTCAATTCATCAGGGGCTGAATTTCCTGAAGACTTCGCAGCAGTGGAAAGAAACGATCGACACATTGGTTGAAGTCAGCAACAATGTTGCCACCAGTATTCAAAGGACCAATACCGGACCATTGACAACCGACAAGCTGTTCGGGATGCTTTCTGAATATGCCTGCCCAGAAAATATAGCCTACATCAACCAGGTTTTTGAAAGCATCACTGAACAAAAGGAAGAATATCACCTGCATGGTGACATTGCTGAATACAACCTTCGACTGGCATCTATCGCCGCCTTATCCAAGGATAAAGATAGAGCTTTGGGCTATTTCCAAAAGGCTATCCAATTTGCGCTCGCCTATACCATGAGAAAGGATATGACGCTGGTCGATGTGATAGAAGGAGTAAAGGCTTATGCTAGAGTATCACCTGTAAATATCAACGAAACGCTCCGGTTGAGCAGAATGATGGTCGATTCAGCCGTTGACCATACCGACGGCAAGGAAACCGCGTACTTTCCTGAACTCTGGTTTAAAAGTTTCCTCGAAATTGACCTGTCCCAATCTATGGTATATCTGCTGCATCAATTGGTTGCTTTAAGATACGATTGGCGGGCGGAAGGTTCACTGGTAGATCTGCTGGTAAAACTTGACGGATCGGTAAATCCTGAACTGGAAGCCTGGCTCGCATTGAGTTTCCCAGTACGTGACGGAAGTGATTTCATACAATACTGTCTGAACCTTTATCATAAATTACTGCCCTATAATCCTGCCCTTGCGGAAAAATTAGCTGCCAGGATCATTCCTGCCATGAGACCCAGAAACAACAGGCACCGGAGTGACGTCCTGGTCAGCGAGTACAACCAGACCCTGGGAAAGTCCTTTGGACAGGTTAAATACAAAAATGATCGAAACTATTCTACAGGCCAACAGCAACATTGGTATGATCATCTGGTAGAAAGGGCCGAGTTTTCTAACATGAGTGAAACCGAATTGCTTGCCTATTTTGAATCAGACAAACTTCAATCCGGCGACCTCAATTCACTGGGCTATGTACTGGATGGATTTCTGGAACTGACAGATTCTTTGAAAGAACTGGTTTCAACTATTGTCAACAAAAACAACAACAGGTATTCCGGCAAGCTCAGCCTAGATGATGTATTTGCTACCGGCAATGACATCGAGTGCTATTACTGGGTCTGCAGGTTCCTCAATGACCGCGGGGGTTGGTTCCAGAAGTTTGTTAATCAGGAAGCGTTTGTCAAAGCACATGCGCTCAACCCCGAAATGGCATTTACGCATCTTTTCGAACTACTTCCGGCCTATTTGGAAATAGGTTTCAGCAGTGAATTTTCAGCTAATCTGATTAAACTCCTTGTGGATCTTGGCTACGACAATAACACTATCGAAATGATGTGGCAAAATTTGATGACCATGACCTCTTATCGCCTGCCATCCCAGGACCAGATTGACTGGCAACAGGAAGCGGGCAACCCATTGGAAATGAATGATGAAGAAATATTGCTGTCAATACTGATCTGCCGTTACCGTGCAAACACCATTGAAAGATATCGGTTGACAACCGCTGCTCTGGAAATGTTTCTGGAAAGGCAACCTGAAAAGCTGATCAAACCATTTCAATGGTTCTTCGAGAACAGGAAACTGTTTGAAAAATCAACGGAATCCATCATCCTTCAGTTCATCATGGCCGAGAAAGACAAAGACCGTAACTTTCATAAGCATTTTGAAGAACAGCTCAAAAAAGGCTTTCCGTCTAGGTATTTTCACACCGATTTGATCATCGCAAAATTATATGGTTTAAAGGTCAGTCAGATCAGTCTTAACCCTAGTTTTTCTTATCCATCTATTTCAGAAGGTCATTACAACTATCTTTTCAATATGAACCGTAGGTTCAGGATCTACGAGGACTTCGGAGTGGACCTGGAACAGGCTTTTAGCAAGTTCAGCGAAACCTATGCTACCAGCTACGAAGATATTTTTGAAGCGTATGCAAACCGTGCGCATAAAAGAATGGTTCCGCATATTTACTTCGCAGAACACCAGCAAAGAATACTCAATGAAGATCATTACGATGAACTGAGAGATTGGTCAGAAATGGATTCTGAGGAGGGCTTAACTTATGGGTTGATGCTTGCAATCGATGCAATGGCCACGCATGGCAATGCATTTGGTTTGCGGCCTACTGACTTGAAACGGCCTCAGGAAATGGAAGTAACTTCAACTCACTCGTTGATAGACGAACAACCCGATTGGATCCGGATTGCGCACCAGGAGAATGAACTGCATGAAGGTGCTATCTTCAAACTTGAAGCCTATAAATCCTACGGAGCCGTTGTTTTTTCATCTGCGCCTAAAAAAAACCGGCTGCCTTATTCCAGATACTCTCCATTTCCATTTCAACTTTGGTGGAGGCGAAACATTGATTTTGAAATTGATGAAAACATTATATTTTCTATACTGCAGGACGACCCGATCGAGAATTTCAAGATATTGTGGTTGAATCCCAGCCTGGTTACGCAGCTTGGTTTGCGTACAGTGCGGACGCAGCAAGGCTTAGTAGCAAAAAACCATGAGGGTGAAATTGTGCTAAAAATGCGCACCTGGAGCTGCGACTACACAGGAGACGGATATCACAATAACCTCCGGGATGAAATTCCAAAGCTTACAGGAACCGACTTAATACTCAGGAAGGATTACTTTCAAAAGATCAAGACTTATTTCCCTGCGCAACCAATTTATGTTTCTAAAAGTGAAGAAGGAGATTTTTTTTAA